Proteins from a genomic interval of Desulfuromonas thiophila:
- the rplA gene encoding 50S ribosomal protein L1 yields MATGKKRIAAKSKVDRSVNYALSDALTLLKEVANANFDETVDVTVRLGVDPRKADQMVRGAVVLPHGLGKQVRVLVFAKGEKAQEAQQAGADFVGAEDLVEKIQGGWFEFDTAIATPDMMGLVGKIGRILGPRGLMPNPKVGTVTFDVGRAVNESKSGKVEYRVEKAGIVHAPVGKASFDAATLQDNIVSLMDALIKAKPATAKGTYLKKISVSSTMGPGIFVDVAGVQALVK; encoded by the coding sequence ATGGCTACAGGTAAAAAACGGATAGCAGCGAAATCGAAGGTTGACCGTAGTGTCAACTATGCACTGAGCGATGCCCTGACTCTGCTGAAAGAGGTCGCCAACGCCAACTTTGATGAGACTGTCGATGTAACGGTGCGTCTTGGTGTTGACCCGCGCAAGGCCGACCAGATGGTCCGTGGCGCCGTGGTGTTGCCGCATGGCTTGGGCAAGCAGGTGCGTGTACTGGTGTTTGCCAAGGGTGAGAAGGCTCAGGAGGCACAGCAGGCAGGTGCTGATTTTGTCGGCGCCGAGGATCTGGTTGAGAAGATTCAGGGTGGATGGTTCGAGTTTGATACCGCCATCGCAACTCCAGACATGATGGGCCTGGTTGGTAAGATCGGCCGCATCCTTGGTCCTCGTGGCCTGATGCCCAACCCCAAGGTTGGTACCGTCACCTTTGATGTTGGCCGGGCTGTCAACGAGTCAAAGTCGGGTAAGGTTGAATACCGGGTCGAGAAGGCTGGAATCGTTCATGCGCCGGTTGGCAAGGCTTCTTTCGATGCCGCTACCCTGCAGGACAATATTGTTTCCTTGATGGATGCTTTGATTAAAGCTAAGCCGGCGACCGCCAAGGGGACCTATCTGAAAAAAATCAGTGTCTCCAGCACGATGGGCCCTGGCATCTTTGTTGATGTCGCCGGAGTGCAGGCGCTGGTGAAATAG
- the rpoB gene encoding DNA-directed RNA polymerase subunit beta, whose product MAYSVANNQLLRKHFSDVQRIIEIPNLIDIQKNSYKRFLQADVPPASRQNIGLEAVFRSVFPIRDFSETCSLEYVSYVLETPKYDVDECHQRGMTFAAPVKVRVRLVSWDVDKDTQVQSIRDIKEQEVYFGEIPLMTENGTFIINGTERVIVSQLHRSPGVFYDHDRGKTHSSGKLLYNARVIPYRGSWLDFDFDHKDLLYVRIDRRRKLPATVLLQALGYSAEELLRYYYDTEILCFGTDGSLAKKVNLELLQGQRSSVDVLDAEGQVVLKAGRKFTKAAVRKIADGGLETIPVSEEDVLGRVAACDVIDTQTGEILLECNQEITEAGLQLLRERGIDQVEVLFIDNVYVGSYLRDTLLQDSVKTPEDAIIEIYRRLRPGDPPTQRSAAALFEGLFFNAERYDLSVVGRLKMNYKLGLEVPLEHRTLTKEDILEVVRYLIDLRNGKGAIDDIDHLGNRRVRAVGELLENQYRVGLVRMERAIKERMSLQEVDSLMPHDLINSKPVSAVVKEFFGSSQLSQFMDQTNPLSEITHKRRLSALGPGGLTRERAGFEVRDVHPTHYGRVCPIETPEGPNIGLIASLSTYARINEHGFVETPYRLVKDGQVTEEIRYFSALEEEGHAIAQANASLDEQGCFVNEVVNARLNGEFMMLRREEIKLMDVSPKQLVSVAASLIPFLENDDANRALMGSNMQRQAVPLLRADAPLVGTGMERIVAHDSGAAVVARHDGVVESVDAGRIVVRIDEGQNDETGTGVDIYNLIKFIRSNQNTCLNQKPIVEVGDRVKRGAIIADGPSTQWGELGLGQNVLVAFMPWEGYNFEDSILISEKLVKEDRYTSVHIEEFECVARDTKLGKEEITDDIPNLGDDALKDLDESGIIRIGAEVKPGDILVGKITPKGETQLSPEEKLLRAIFGEKAGDVRDTSLRVPPGVEGVVIGARVFSRKGADKDARTEKIEQQEIDKLLKDQHDEIRILRESARHKLDDLLAGKRVAVSVTDRDDRIVLKKNAPIEAGSLDAVPLDRLSEISLVDDVATEERVAELLQRLKEREEVIKAVFADKIDKIKRGDDLPPGVIKMVKVYIAIKRKLSVGDKMAGRHGNKGVLSRILPEEDMPYTEDGTPVEIVLNPLGVPSRMNVGQILEIHLGLAARGLGEQIQKLLDQQQALQAVRDKIKEIYEDERVSTFVDALPERDLQKLAGRLAQGVPLASPVFEGVSEQIIKQQIEKAGYHNSGQMTLYNGKTGEAFKEKVTVGIMYMLKLHHLVDDKIHARSIGPYSLVTQQPLGGKAQFGGQRLGEMEVWAMEAYGASHALQEFLTVKSDDVAGRTRMYEAIVKGRHTLEAGLPESFNVLIKELQSLCLDVELLEEDEE is encoded by the coding sequence ATGGCTTATTCGGTTGCGAATAACCAGCTGTTGCGCAAGCACTTTTCTGACGTTCAGCGAATCATCGAGATCCCCAACCTCATTGACATCCAGAAAAATTCCTACAAGCGTTTTCTGCAGGCCGATGTGCCACCGGCATCGCGCCAGAATATCGGCCTTGAGGCAGTTTTCCGTTCGGTGTTTCCAATCCGTGATTTCAGCGAGACCTGCTCGCTGGAATACGTTTCCTATGTGCTGGAAACGCCTAAATATGATGTCGATGAATGCCATCAGCGCGGAATGACTTTTGCCGCGCCGGTCAAGGTGCGCGTGCGTCTGGTGTCCTGGGATGTCGACAAGGATACCCAGGTCCAGTCGATCCGCGACATCAAGGAGCAGGAGGTCTATTTCGGTGAGATTCCGTTGATGACGGAAAACGGTACCTTCATCATCAATGGCACCGAGCGCGTTATCGTCAGCCAGCTGCATCGCTCTCCAGGGGTGTTTTACGATCATGATCGCGGCAAAACCCATTCCAGCGGCAAGCTGCTGTATAATGCCCGGGTGATTCCCTATCGCGGATCCTGGCTCGATTTCGATTTCGATCATAAGGATCTGCTGTATGTCCGCATCGACCGGCGCCGCAAGTTGCCGGCAACGGTGTTGCTGCAGGCCCTGGGCTATTCCGCTGAAGAGCTGCTGCGCTATTACTACGATACCGAGATCCTCTGCTTCGGCACCGATGGCAGCTTAGCCAAGAAGGTCAATCTGGAACTGTTGCAGGGGCAGCGCAGCAGTGTCGATGTGCTGGATGCTGAAGGGCAGGTGGTGCTCAAAGCCGGGCGCAAGTTCACCAAGGCGGCTGTGCGTAAGATTGCCGATGGTGGGCTCGAGACTATTCCGGTGAGTGAAGAGGATGTGTTGGGGCGGGTTGCCGCCTGTGATGTGATCGATACCCAGACTGGCGAGATTCTGCTCGAATGCAACCAGGAGATCACCGAAGCCGGTCTGCAGCTGCTGCGTGAGCGCGGCATTGATCAGGTGGAAGTGCTTTTCATCGATAACGTCTATGTCGGTTCCTATCTGCGTGACACCCTGCTGCAGGATTCGGTCAAGACGCCGGAAGATGCCATCATTGAAATCTATCGCCGGTTGCGGCCGGGAGATCCCCCGACCCAGCGCAGTGCTGCGGCTCTGTTCGAGGGATTGTTTTTCAATGCTGAACGCTACGATCTGTCTGTCGTCGGCCGCCTGAAGATGAACTATAAACTTGGTCTGGAGGTGCCTCTGGAGCATCGCACGCTGACCAAGGAAGATATTCTGGAGGTGGTGCGCTATCTGATCGATCTACGCAACGGCAAGGGCGCTATCGACGATATTGACCATCTTGGTAATCGCCGGGTGCGGGCAGTGGGGGAACTGCTGGAAAACCAGTATCGTGTCGGCCTGGTGCGGATGGAGCGTGCCATCAAGGAGCGCATGAGTCTGCAGGAGGTTGACAGCCTGATGCCTCATGATCTGATCAATTCCAAACCGGTTTCGGCTGTGGTTAAGGAGTTTTTTGGCTCATCACAGCTGTCTCAGTTTATGGATCAGACCAATCCGCTGTCGGAAATTACCCATAAACGTCGTCTGTCGGCTTTGGGACCGGGTGGTCTGACCCGCGAACGGGCTGGTTTTGAGGTGCGTGACGTCCATCCGACGCACTACGGCCGTGTCTGTCCCATTGAGACGCCGGAAGGTCCGAATATCGGCCTGATCGCCTCACTGTCGACCTATGCCCGCATCAATGAGCATGGCTTTGTTGAAACGCCATACCGCCTGGTCAAGGACGGTCAGGTAACCGAGGAAATCCGCTATTTTTCGGCGCTGGAAGAGGAGGGCCATGCCATCGCCCAGGCCAATGCCTCTCTTGATGAGCAGGGTTGCTTCGTCAACGAGGTGGTTAATGCCCGCCTCAACGGCGAGTTCATGATGCTGCGCCGTGAAGAAATCAAGCTGATGGACGTTTCACCCAAGCAGTTGGTGTCCGTTGCTGCCTCGTTGATTCCGTTCCTGGAGAACGACGATGCCAACCGTGCCCTGATGGGATCGAACATGCAGCGTCAGGCCGTGCCACTGTTGCGGGCTGATGCCCCTCTGGTGGGCACCGGTATGGAGCGCATCGTGGCCCACGATTCCGGCGCCGCCGTGGTGGCGCGGCACGATGGCGTGGTCGAATCGGTCGATGCTGGTCGTATTGTTGTGCGGATCGACGAAGGGCAGAACGATGAGACCGGCACCGGTGTGGATATCTACAACCTGATCAAGTTTATTCGCTCCAACCAGAATACCTGTCTCAACCAGAAGCCGATTGTTGAGGTCGGCGACCGGGTCAAGCGGGGTGCCATCATTGCGGATGGCCCCTCTACCCAGTGGGGTGAGCTGGGGCTGGGGCAAAACGTTCTGGTCGCCTTCATGCCCTGGGAAGGTTACAACTTCGAAGACTCGATCCTGATTTCCGAGAAACTGGTCAAGGAAGATCGTTACACCTCGGTGCATATTGAAGAGTTCGAGTGTGTGGCGCGTGACACCAAGTTGGGCAAGGAGGAGATTACCGACGATATCCCCAACCTTGGTGATGATGCCCTGAAGGATCTCGACGAGAGCGGTATTATCCGCATTGGTGCCGAGGTCAAGCCGGGGGATATCCTGGTGGGCAAGATCACCCCGAAAGGTGAAACCCAGTTGTCGCCGGAGGAAAAACTGCTGCGCGCCATCTTCGGTGAGAAAGCCGGCGATGTGCGTGATACCTCGCTGCGGGTGCCACCCGGCGTCGAGGGGGTGGTGATCGGCGCCCGCGTGTTTTCGCGCAAGGGAGCCGACAAGGATGCTCGCACCGAGAAGATCGAACAGCAGGAAATCGACAAGCTGCTCAAGGATCAGCACGACGAGATTCGTATCCTGCGTGAATCCGCCCGTCACAAGCTTGACGACCTGCTGGCGGGCAAGAGGGTGGCCGTTTCGGTGACCGATCGCGATGATCGCATTGTGCTGAAAAAGAATGCACCCATCGAGGCCGGCAGCCTGGACGCTGTGCCCCTTGACCGCTTGAGCGAGATCTCCCTGGTGGACGATGTTGCCACTGAGGAGCGCGTGGCCGAGTTGCTGCAGCGCCTGAAGGAGCGTGAAGAGGTCATCAAGGCGGTTTTTGCTGACAAGATCGACAAGATCAAGCGCGGTGACGATCTGCCGCCGGGCGTCATCAAGATGGTTAAAGTCTATATCGCCATCAAGCGCAAGCTGTCGGTTGGCGACAAGATGGCTGGTCGTCATGGTAACAAGGGCGTTCTGTCGCGCATTCTGCCGGAAGAGGACATGCCTTACACCGAGGATGGTACACCGGTGGAAATTGTGCTCAATCCGCTGGGCGTGCCCTCCCGTATGAACGTAGGCCAGATTCTTGAAATCCATCTGGGCCTGGCGGCCCGTGGTCTTGGCGAGCAGATTCAGAAACTGCTGGATCAGCAGCAGGCCCTGCAGGCGGTGCGCGACAAGATCAAGGAGATCTACGAGGACGAGCGCGTCAGCACCTTTGTCGATGCGTTGCCGGAGCGCGACCTGCAGAAGCTGGCCGGTCGGCTGGCACAGGGTGTGCCACTGGCATCGCCGGTTTTCGAAGGTGTCAGTGAGCAGATCATCAAACAGCAGATTGAAAAGGCGGGCTATCACAATTCCGGCCAGATGACGCTCTACAATGGTAAGACCGGCGAGGCGTTCAAGGAAAAGGTCACCGTCGGGATTATGTACATGCTCAAACTGCATCACCTGGTAGATGATAAGATTCATGCCCGCAGCATCGGTCCCTACAGCTTGGTGACCCAGCAGCCCCTCGGCGGCAAGGCCCAGTTCGGCGGCCAGCGGCTTGGCGAGATGGAGGTTTGGGCCATGGAAGCCTACGGAGCCTCTCACGCGCTGCAGGAGTTTCTGACGGTCAAGTCCGACGATGTGGCCGGCCGAACCCGCATGTACGAGGCCATCGTCAAGGGCCGCCACACCCTGGAAGCTGGCTTGCCGGAGTCTTTCAACGTTCTCATCAAGGAATTGCAGTCGTTGTGCCTGGATGTGGAACTGTTGGAAGAGGATGAGGAATAA
- the rpoC gene encoding DNA-directed RNA polymerase subunit beta' encodes MEDIISLFERPKDPLSFDTIRLSVSSPETIRERSFGEVKKPETINYRTFKPERDGLFCAKIFGPVKDYECNCGKYKRMKHRGIVCEKCGVEVIPSKVRRERLAHIDLACPVAHIWFLKSLPSRIGTLLDMTLKELEKVLYFEAYVVLDKGETTLEVGQVVAEDRYRELMDEFAGQFTAGMGAEAIRELLASLNLEELAESLRLEMRESTSEAKRKKVAKRLKVVNAFLRSGNRPEWMILETIPVLPPELRPLVPLDGGRFATSDLNDLYRRVINRNNRLKRLKELRAPEVIIRNEKRMLQEAVDALFDNGRRGRAITGPNKRPLKSLSDMLKGKGGRFRQNLLGKRVDYSGRSVIVVGPELKLHQCGLPKKMALELFKPFIYNKLEERGYCTTIKSAKKLVEKEKPEVWDVLEDVIREHPVMLNRAPTLHRLGIQAFEPVLVEGKAIQLHPLVCTAFNADFDGDQMAVHLPLSIESQIEARVLMMSTNNILSPANGKPIIVPSQDMILGIYYMSRIRPFVKGSGKVFTSPDEVRIAYDSGEVDLQAGVRVRMEPAVGAAPQIVDTSVGRILLREVVPEEIPFEYVNKVMTKKQVAELIDASFRLAGNKETVILADRLKQTGYRFSTVAGISICLDNMVVPAHKQDRIDAAVAEVTEIQNQYTDGLITDGERYNKVVDIWAKCTEDIASTMLADLSVDHFTSETGEVVEAPSFNAIHMMADSGARGSAQQIRQLAGMRGLMAKPSGEIIETPITANFREGLTVLQYFISTHGARKGLADTALKTANSGYLTRRLVDVAQDAIITERDCGTLDGILVSSLVEGGEVIESLGDRILGRAALEDVCDPVTGEVLVPANQEITEALVARIEDAGIDKLRIRSVLTCKSRHGICATCYGRDLARGHMVNLGEAVGVIAAQSIGEPGTQLTMRTFHIGGAASRRAEQTSLEARYDGVLQFVNLKTVIDRQGHHVVMNRNGEIAVVDDTGRERERHALLYGARLHLGEGQQVKSGTLLAEWDPYTMPILTEVDGRVHFGDVTAGVTMEEKVDDVTGLSRKVIIETKASDKRPRITLKDDQGRTVKLPNGQAARYMLPVGANIIVPDDELVAAGDVLAKIPRETTKTKDITGGLPRVAELFEARKPKEYAVLSEIDGLVSFGKDAKGKRKVVVTPEFGEPVEYLIPKGKHISVHEGDTVLAGEPLMDGPRNPHDILRILGEKDLAKYLVDEVQEVYRLQGVAINDKHIETIVRQMLRRVAIREVGDTDFLLDDQVGRGEFELENERVLAEGGMPAVGEPVMLGITKASLSTESFISAASFQETTKVLTQAAIEGKVDHLRGLKENVIMGRLIPAGTGIARYRGVRLLTPEPEPEPVRQVVRDEEGPEDEVLEEGMEELA; translated from the coding sequence TTGGAAGACATTATCAGCCTGTTTGAGCGTCCGAAGGATCCGTTGAGCTTCGATACCATCCGCCTGTCGGTATCCTCGCCGGAAACCATCCGTGAGCGCTCCTTCGGTGAAGTCAAAAAGCCGGAAACCATCAACTACCGCACCTTCAAGCCCGAGCGCGATGGCCTGTTCTGCGCCAAGATCTTCGGCCCGGTGAAGGATTACGAGTGCAACTGCGGCAAGTACAAGCGCATGAAGCACCGCGGCATTGTCTGTGAAAAATGTGGTGTCGAGGTGATTCCGAGCAAGGTGCGGCGCGAACGCCTGGCCCATATCGACCTGGCCTGCCCGGTGGCGCACATCTGGTTCCTCAAGTCGTTGCCGAGCCGTATTGGTACCCTGCTCGACATGACCCTCAAGGAGTTGGAGAAGGTTCTCTACTTCGAGGCCTATGTCGTGCTCGACAAGGGAGAAACAACGCTGGAGGTTGGCCAGGTGGTGGCGGAGGACCGTTACCGCGAGCTGATGGACGAGTTTGCCGGCCAGTTCACCGCCGGCATGGGCGCCGAGGCCATTCGTGAGTTGCTGGCATCGCTCAATCTGGAGGAACTGGCCGAGAGCCTGCGGCTGGAGATGCGTGAGTCCACCAGCGAGGCCAAGCGTAAAAAAGTCGCCAAGCGTCTGAAGGTGGTCAACGCCTTCTTGCGCAGTGGCAACCGTCCCGAGTGGATGATTCTGGAGACGATTCCGGTGCTGCCACCGGAACTGCGGCCTTTGGTGCCGCTCGATGGTGGCCGTTTCGCCACCTCCGACCTGAATGACCTGTACCGCCGCGTTATCAACCGCAATAATCGTTTGAAACGGCTTAAGGAATTGCGGGCGCCCGAGGTGATTATCCGCAACGAGAAACGCATGCTGCAGGAAGCGGTTGACGCCCTGTTCGATAACGGTCGTCGAGGTCGGGCCATTACGGGACCGAACAAGCGGCCGCTGAAATCGTTGTCGGACATGCTCAAGGGCAAAGGTGGCCGTTTCCGTCAGAACCTGCTGGGCAAACGTGTCGACTATTCCGGTCGTAGCGTTATTGTCGTTGGGCCGGAACTGAAGCTGCACCAGTGCGGTCTGCCCAAAAAGATGGCCCTGGAGCTGTTCAAGCCTTTTATCTACAACAAGCTGGAGGAGCGTGGCTACTGCACGACCATCAAGAGCGCCAAGAAACTGGTGGAAAAGGAAAAGCCAGAGGTTTGGGACGTCCTTGAGGATGTGATTCGCGAGCATCCGGTGATGCTCAACCGCGCACCGACGCTGCACCGCCTGGGGATCCAGGCATTCGAGCCGGTGCTGGTCGAGGGGAAAGCGATTCAACTCCATCCCCTGGTGTGTACCGCCTTCAATGCCGACTTTGACGGTGACCAGATGGCGGTGCATCTGCCGCTGTCGATTGAAAGCCAGATCGAAGCGCGGGTGCTGATGATGTCGACCAATAACATCCTGTCACCGGCCAATGGCAAGCCGATCATCGTGCCGTCGCAGGATATGATTCTGGGCATCTACTACATGTCGCGTATCCGCCCCTTCGTCAAGGGGTCGGGCAAGGTGTTCACCTCGCCGGACGAGGTGCGCATTGCCTACGATTCGGGCGAGGTCGATCTGCAGGCCGGTGTCCGGGTGCGGATGGAGCCGGCGGTTGGTGCCGCGCCGCAGATTGTTGACACCTCGGTCGGCCGCATCCTGCTGCGCGAAGTGGTGCCCGAAGAGATTCCGTTTGAGTACGTCAACAAGGTGATGACCAAGAAGCAGGTGGCCGAACTGATCGACGCCAGTTTCCGTTTGGCCGGCAACAAGGAAACGGTTATCCTCGCCGACCGTCTCAAGCAGACGGGCTACCGATTCTCGACAGTGGCCGGGATCTCTATCTGTCTCGACAACATGGTCGTTCCCGCCCATAAGCAGGACCGGATTGATGCGGCGGTGGCCGAGGTGACCGAGATTCAGAACCAGTACACGGACGGTCTGATCACCGATGGCGAACGCTACAACAAGGTCGTGGATATCTGGGCCAAATGTACCGAGGATATCGCCTCGACCATGCTGGCCGATCTCTCCGTTGATCACTTCACCTCCGAAACCGGCGAGGTCGTCGAAGCGCCTTCGTTCAACGCGATCCACATGATGGCGGATTCCGGTGCCCGTGGTAGTGCCCAGCAGATCCGTCAGCTGGCCGGTATGCGTGGCCTGATGGCCAAGCCTTCCGGCGAAATCATTGAAACGCCCATCACGGCCAACTTCCGTGAAGGTCTGACGGTGTTACAGTACTTCATTTCGACCCATGGCGCCCGCAAGGGTCTGGCCGACACCGCGCTGAAAACCGCCAACTCCGGTTACCTGACGCGCCGCTTGGTCGATGTCGCCCAGGATGCCATTATCACCGAGAGGGATTGCGGTACCCTTGACGGCATTCTGGTCAGTTCGCTGGTCGAGGGTGGCGAGGTTATCGAGTCGCTGGGGGATCGTATTCTTGGTCGTGCGGCGCTGGAGGATGTTTGCGATCCGGTGACGGGCGAGGTGCTGGTGCCGGCCAACCAGGAGATTACTGAGGCTCTGGTGGCACGGATTGAGGATGCGGGTATCGACAAGCTTAGGATCCGTTCGGTGCTGACCTGCAAAAGTCGTCACGGTATCTGTGCCACCTGTTACGGCCGCGATCTGGCACGTGGTCACATGGTCAATCTGGGCGAAGCGGTGGGGGTTATTGCGGCCCAGTCCATTGGCGAACCGGGTACTCAGCTGACCATGCGGACCTTTCATATCGGTGGCGCCGCGTCCCGGCGGGCCGAGCAGACCTCGCTTGAGGCGCGCTACGATGGTGTCCTGCAGTTTGTTAACCTCAAGACGGTTATTGACCGGCAGGGCCATCACGTGGTCATGAACCGCAATGGTGAAATTGCGGTGGTTGATGACACTGGCCGCGAACGCGAGCGTCACGCACTTTTGTATGGCGCACGCCTGCATCTGGGTGAGGGACAGCAAGTCAAGTCCGGAACCTTGCTGGCCGAGTGGGATCCGTATACCATGCCGATTCTGACCGAGGTTGACGGTCGGGTGCATTTTGGTGACGTGACGGCCGGTGTGACGATGGAAGAGAAGGTCGATGACGTGACTGGCTTGTCGCGCAAGGTCATCATTGAGACCAAGGCCAGTGACAAACGGCCGCGTATCACCCTGAAGGACGATCAGGGCCGCACGGTCAAGCTGCCGAATGGTCAGGCCGCCCGATATATGCTGCCGGTTGGGGCCAACATTATTGTGCCGGATGACGAACTGGTAGCCGCTGGTGACGTGCTGGCCAAGATCCCGCGCGAAACCACCAAGACCAAGGATATCACCGGTGGTCTGCCGCGGGTGGCCGAGTTGTTCGAGGCCCGCAAGCCCAAGGAATATGCGGTGCTGTCCGAGATTGATGGCCTGGTCAGTTTTGGCAAGGATGCCAAGGGCAAGCGCAAGGTGGTCGTGACGCCGGAATTTGGCGAGCCGGTGGAGTATCTCATTCCCAAGGGCAAGCATATCAGCGTGCACGAGGGCGACACGGTACTGGCGGGCGAGCCATTGATGGATGGGCCGCGCAACCCACACGATATTTTGCGGATTCTGGGTGAAAAGGATCTGGCCAAGTATCTGGTTGACGAGGTCCAGGAGGTTTACCGGTTGCAGGGTGTTGCCATCAACGACAAGCACATCGAAACCATCGTGCGTCAGATGCTGCGGCGCGTGGCCATCCGTGAGGTGGGTGATACCGATTTTCTGCTGGATGACCAGGTTGGCCGTGGCGAATTTGAACTTGAGAACGAACGGGTACTGGCCGAAGGCGGCATGCCGGCGGTGGGCGAGCCGGTCATGCTCGGTATCACCAAGGCGTCATTGTCGACCGAGTCATTCATTTCGGCAGCTTCGTTCCAGGAGACGACCAAGGTGTTGACTCAGGCGGCGATTGAAGGCAAGGTTGATCACTTGCGCGGACTGAAGGAAAACGTCATTATGGGCCGGCTGATTCCGGCGGGGACCGGCATTGCCAGATATCGGGGTGTGCGGTTGCTGACGCCGGAGCCCGAACCGGAACCGGTTCGTCAGGTGGTGCGCGATGAAGAGGGGCCTGAAGACGAGGTCCTCGAAGAGGGAATGGAGGAGTTGGCCTGA
- the rplJ gene encoding 50S ribosomal protein L10: protein MDDQKKRQLVEELAGKLRTAKAAYLADYRGLTVEQVNDLRGKLRATGAEYRVVKNTLLRIAAKDTGFECLDAQLAGPTAITIVQDDPVAPAKVLSDYAKGSKVFELRSGALDGKLLSTDDIQALSELPSREVLLARVLGSINAPVSNFVGVLAAIPRSFVQVLAAIQDKKAA, encoded by the coding sequence ATGGACGATCAGAAAAAACGTCAGCTGGTTGAAGAACTCGCCGGCAAACTCAGAACGGCCAAGGCGGCTTATCTGGCAGATTATCGTGGCCTGACAGTCGAGCAGGTGAATGATCTGCGTGGCAAACTGCGTGCAACTGGAGCAGAATACCGCGTGGTCAAAAACACCTTGCTGCGTATTGCTGCCAAGGATACCGGTTTTGAGTGCCTTGATGCGCAACTTGCTGGTCCGACCGCAATCACCATTGTGCAGGATGATCCCGTCGCTCCGGCGAAGGTGTTGTCAGACTACGCCAAGGGCAGCAAGGTCTTTGAGCTGAGGTCAGGCGCACTTGATGGCAAGCTGCTGTCAACAGACGATATCCAGGCATTGTCCGAGCTGCCCAGCCGAGAAGTGCTTCTGGCTCGGGTATTGGGTTCAATCAATGCCCCGGTCAGCAATTTTGTCGGTGTGCTGGCCGCGATACCGCGCTCGTTTGTGCAGGTGCTGGCCGCGATCCAAGACAAGAAGGCGGCTTGA
- the rplK gene encoding 50S ribosomal protein L11 — protein MAKKVTGQIKLQIPAGKANPSPPVGPALGQHGVNIMEFCKSFNAKTQSEEGMIIPVVITVYADRSFTFITKTPPAAVLLMKAAKIPKGSGVPNKNKVGKVSMAQVEEIARLKMPDLNAFDESAAVRTILGTARSMGLEVE, from the coding sequence ATGGCCAAGAAAGTTACCGGACAAATTAAACTGCAGATTCCAGCAGGCAAGGCAAATCCGTCGCCACCTGTAGGCCCAGCTCTGGGTCAGCATGGTGTGAATATTATGGAGTTCTGCAAGTCGTTCAATGCAAAGACCCAGTCGGAAGAGGGTATGATCATCCCGGTGGTGATCACGGTTTATGCCGATCGGTCCTTTACATTTATTACGAAGACGCCTCCTGCCGCCGTGCTGCTGATGAAGGCTGCCAAGATTCCCAAAGGATCGGGTGTGCCGAACAAGAACAAGGTGGGTAAGGTCAGCATGGCACAGGTGGAAGAGATCGCGCGGCTGAAGATGCCGGATCTCAATGCCTTTGATGAGTCGGCTGCGGTGCGTACCATTCTGGGCACTGCGCGCAGCATGGGCCTCGAAGTCGAATAA
- the nusG gene encoding transcription termination/antitermination protein NusG codes for MKWYGVHTYSGFENKVKQNLEERVRMLGMEEQFGEILVPSEVVVELKNGERKTSTRKFFPGYILVQMELNSETWHVVKDTAKVTGFVGGGTNPPSIPDAEVAKITARMEEGAERPKPKVEYEIGETVRVVDGPFLNFTGVVEDVKPDKGKLKVMVSIFGRVTPVELDFIQVEKTS; via the coding sequence ATGAAGTGGTACGGTGTCCATACCTATTCAGGCTTTGAAAACAAAGTTAAGCAAAATCTCGAAGAGCGCGTCCGAATGCTGGGCATGGAAGAGCAGTTTGGCGAGATTTTGGTGCCTTCCGAGGTTGTTGTCGAGTTAAAAAACGGTGAGCGTAAAACCTCCACGCGTAAGTTCTTCCCCGGCTACATTCTGGTTCAGATGGAACTCAACAGTGAGACCTGGCATGTTGTCAAGGACACGGCCAAGGTGACTGGCTTTGTCGGTGGTGGTACCAATCCGCCGTCCATACCCGATGCCGAGGTGGCTAAAATCACCGCACGAATGGAGGAGGGGGCTGAGCGGCCCAAGCCGAAAGTTGAATATGAAATTGGTGAAACGGTTCGGGTTGTTGATGGACCCTTTCTTAATTTCACGGGTGTGGTCGAGGATGTGAAGCCCGACAAGGGCAAATTGAAAGTCATGGTCAGTATTTTCGGTCGTGTCACCCCGGTGGAGCTGGATTTTATCCAGGTAGAGAAGACTAGCTAG
- the rplL gene encoding 50S ribosomal protein L7/L12: MAEITKEQVIEFIEKMTVLELAELVKELEDKFGVSAAAPVAVAAAGPAAAAAPAEEEKTEFDVILASAGDKKINVIKVVRAVTGLGLKEAKDMVDGAPSTVKEAAPKEEAENIKKQLEEAGASVQLK, from the coding sequence ATGGCCGAGATCACCAAAGAGCAGGTAATTGAATTCATCGAGAAAATGACGGTTCTGGAGCTGGCTGAGCTGGTCAAGGAGCTGGAGGACAAGTTTGGCGTTTCTGCCGCTGCGCCGGTTGCCGTTGCCGCCGCTGGCCCGGCTGCTGCTGCCGCCCCGGCTGAAGAAGAAAAGACCGAGTTCGACGTCATCCTGGCTTCGGCTGGCGATAAGAAGATCAATGTCATCAAGGTTGTCCGTGCTGTGACCGGCCTGGGCCTGAAAGAAGCCAAGGACATGGTTGACGGTGCGCCCAGCACGGTTAAGGAAGCCGCTCCCAAGGAAGAGGCAGAGAACATCAAGAAGCAGCTCGAAGAAGCAGGCGCTTCTGTTCAACTCAAGTAG